The Candidatus Methylomirabilis tolerans genome contains the following window.
CGACGTTTCACCGCCTGGTGCAGGGAATTGGATCGGCCAAGGCCGTGCTCAAGGCGAATGTCGAGGCACTCGAACAGGTTCCAGGTATCAGCCGGAAGATCGCACAAGCTATCACCTCCTTTCCCTGGCGGGATACCCTTGAACGGGAGCTGCGAGTGATCGAGACAAGAGGTCTCGGCCTGACACGGTTCGGTGACGAGGGATATCCCGAGCTGCTGGCGGCCATCTATTCCCCCCCGCCGATCCTCTATCTGCGGGGCGCGATGAAACCGGAAGATCGGATGGCTATCGCGATTGTCGGTTCCAGGCAGGCGAGCCCGTATGGCGACGCGATGGCCGAGCAGATCAGCGGGGAGCTCGCAGATCGCGGGGTAACGATCGTGAGCGGGATGGCCCGTGGAATCGATGCGGCGGCGCATCGGGGAGCAATGCGCGCACAAGGCCGAACCATCGCAGTGCTGGGATGCGGACTAGGGGTGACCTATCCCCCCGAGCACGTAGAACTCGCTGACCAGATTGCCGCGCAGGGCGCCCTGGTCAGCGAGTTTCCCATCTTCACGCCACCCAAGCCAAGTCACTTTCCGCGGCGTAACCGGATCATCAGCGGCCTGGCGCGCGGCGTCGTGGTGATTGAAGCCGGACTTAACAGCGGAGCGCTGATCACGGCGAATTATGCGCTTGAGCAGGGACGCGAAGTGTTCGCTGTTCCCGGACAAGTCACATCCCGATTCAGTCTCGGATGTCACC
Protein-coding sequences here:
- the dprA gene encoding DNA-processing protein DprA, which produces MTDTDRHLTEHHAWLALGLIPEVGAATFHRLVQGIGSAKAVLKANVEALEQVPGISRKIAQAITSFPWRDTLERELRVIETRGLGLTRFGDEGYPELLAAIYSPPPILYLRGAMKPEDRMAIAIVGSRQASPYGDAMAEQISGELADRGVTIVSGMARGIDAAAHRGAMRAQGRTIAVLGCGLGVTYPPEHVELADQIAAQGALVSEFPIFTPPKPSHFPRRNRIISGLARGVVVIEAGLNSGALITANYALEQGREVFAVPGQVTSRFSLGCHQLIKAGAKLTEGWEDIWEEIEPQVASGARIGRDPAPERSALEQEETLIVDALEAGPMQIDDLIDRTQLPAGQMASLLLSLLLKGIIEELPGKSFAKRLRPVKNRV